The window GTCAAAACCATAGGGTTTCTACTGCTGTTACCTCTGGGCTATGGCCTGACCTTGCTGCCCCTGCTCCTGGTCTGGCCCCATGTCCAGTTTCAATATTTAGTGCCAGCCCTGATAGCCTGGGCTGCGCTTTATCTTCTTCCTTTTCCTTTTTTTCTCCGTTTTATTCTCCGCCGGGTTTGGTTTTTCAAGGGGAGGGGAGAGCCAGTGTTGCAGGATCTGCTGGAGTTCACGCTTTTGGCAGTTAATGATTTCAATAACCCGGTGCAGGTACGAAAAAAAAAGAATAAACTCTGTCTCTGTTGGCGAAGCCATGATGCGGACTGGTGCCAGCGGATGTTCTTTGCCGGGATGAGACGCTCCTATGAACTGCACCTGGAATTCTTCCCGGAAACCAGAACCGTTATCATGCGGGATAGGGTGCGCCATATCGATTTATCACGCTGTCCCGTAAAAGTACGTTTAGGACTCATGAACTCCACCCGTTTTTATATTCGTATGCGAACAGCCCCTCAGTGGCGACTTACTTTTTTGGAACAGACAGCTCCTGCTGACTATCTCTTTCATCATCAGGAAATCAAATCTCCTGTTTTTAACACGATTTTGGAAAATGGCTGGAATATCCGGTTTGATTTGTAGTGACATTTTTGCTTATTAACAATATGATACTTGCCGCAAACCTTTTACAGCATGCTCTGTCAACGGTGCGGCCGAGGTGCCCAACCCGCTGTCGCCCATAACTGAAAGGAATTCCATGAAATTGACCCTAAAAAAAACATTGCTCCTCTTTCTGGCGGCTTCGCTGCTTTTTGCCTGTGACAAGAAGGAAAAGGAAGAGGTGCAGGTAAAAGAGGTAAAAGCAACAAGCGAGCAGTCAAAGCCAGTGACCATGCTTGATGTGGTACCGGCAGATACTTTTTTCTTTTCCGGCGGTCTGAAGCCAGCTCCCTTACAGAAAGTGCTGCAATGGAGTGATAAAAATCTCAACATGTTACAAGGGATTGATCCTGCAAAAATGCTCGCTGTAGCAGAAGATGAGCAACTGGCAGGTCGTCGTATGCTCAGCCAGCTCTGGCTTGATTATTATGCAATGATGCTCTCTCCTGAGACGGAACTGCCTCAATGGGGTATACCTGAGCAGGCCTTTCTCACGAGCTATACCGTTGGATTGGCCCCGGTTCTGCTTCGGGTGAGCCTAAACGATGTACCGCAATTTAACAAAAAAATTGAAGAGCTGGAAACAAAGGCAAAGATCAGTACCCAGGCAGAGACCGTGGGGCAGGCAAACTTTCATCGCTATCCTTTGAAAGAGGCAGATCCTTCTGTTGACCTGATCATCGGTGTTGATAACGAAAGAAAACATGCTGTGTTCATGCTGGATATTGGTGTTGACAGTGAGCAGACCATTGCCATTGCTTTGGGCCAGCAAAAGCCGAAAAAAACACTGGCTGAAACTGGCCGAGTTGAGGCCCTGCAAAAGCAGTATGCTTTGGATTCATCCTTTATTGGTTATCTTGATCATCAGCAGATAATTACCGCACTGACGAGCAAAGAAGGAAACAGCATCGCGAAAATGATGCAGACCTTGAGCCCACAGGTACAGCAGGAGGCTTCAGTCTTTCAAGAATTTCTGGACGAGTTGCAAACAGAGGGCTGTAGAAAAGATTTCGAGAATATTGGCAAAAACTGGCCACAAACAGTATTCGGTTACACTGCATTGGCTCTGGAAGCTACGCCTTCTCATATTGATTCCTTACTTGTGATTGAGAATAAGGATCAGGCTCTTCTCAAAGGTTTGCAGTCCATTCGTGGTGTACTGCCACAATATGTGCGCAATGCCGGGGAAAGTTCTGCCATTGCAGCAGGAATCGGCCTGAATGTACAGAATATAGCGCCTTTTCTTACAGAACGCTGGAATACAATCACTCAGAAAGAATATCATTGCTCTTTCTTTAAAGAGATGCAGGAGGATGCCAAATCTCAGCAACCAGCAGCCTTGGCTATGATGACAGGTATGGCTCAGGGGGTACAAGGCTTGGCCTTTTCCCTGAGTGCTGTGGAATTGGAGGCAGCTGAGCCAGGCGCAAGCCCTATGCCGAAAAGCATTGATGCCCTCATTAGCTTAGCTGTGGAAAATCCCATGAATCTTGTGCAGATGCTCAGGGGCCTTGCTCCCCCGCTTGCCGAGCTGCAATTATCTGCTGATGGAACCCCGGTTCAGCTTCCGTTGCCCTTACCACTTTCCTTTCCCATTATGGCGGCAGTGAATGGCTCGCATCTGACAGTCTTTGCCGGAGAAAAATCTCAAGCTTTAGCTGAAGGACTGCGTTCAGAGACCTTGGACAGCTCTCGGGGGCTTATGGCTGCAACATTTGATTATGGTAAGTATTACGGCCTCGTTGGAGATCTTATTGCTCAGGTGCCAGCAGTTGCAGCGCAACAAAATGATGCCAAAGCTCTCTTAGATGCGATGAAAAACGCAACCATGCGGGTTCAGATGAATATGGATGCAACAGAGCGCGGCATTGAAATGAAGATGGATATGATGGCGACAGAGTAGTTTGACCTCATCCACGTTTGTGGATGCTCTCCGGTGATGTTTTTTTCTTAGCCGGTTCTGTGTCGATGAGAACAGAACCGGTTTTGGCTTTTTAACGTATGATGGTTTCGTAAAAAGTCCAATTTTGGTAAAAATTGCATCGTAACCCTTTGAGTTGTCGTTAGCGATTTGCGGATTTCCGACTTTTTACCAGACTATCAACGTATGATCAATAAAAGGCCCCTCTATCTGTAGAGGTGATTGAGATGGGGCGCTTGTAACGAAATAAATATTTTCAATGGAAAATCTCCCTGCCCATATTATTCAGCGTGATCCTGACCAGAAAGAATTCCTTCAGGCTGTTTCTGAACTGCTGGTAACCGTCAAACCTGTATTGGACCGTAACCCGGAATACCGCAGTCAGGCAATTATCGAACGCATCACCGAGCCGGAACGTGCAATTATCTTCCGGGTGCCGTGGATGGACGATCAAGGTAGGGTGCAGGTAAACCGGGGCTTTCGGGTCGAGATGAATTCCGCCATTGGTCCCTATAAAGGAGGCTTGCGTTTTCATCCCTCAGTCACCTTATCAATTATTAAATTTCTCGCCTTTGAACAAGTATTTAAAAACAGCCTCACCACCTTGCAAATGGGAGGAGGGAAGGGCGGAGCAGATTTTGACCCCAAGGGACGCTCCGACGCCGAGGTCATGCGTTTTTGCCAGGCCTTTATGACGGAGTTAGCACGTCATATCGGGCCGAATACCGATGTTCCGGCCGGAGATATCGGTGTAGGTGCTCGTGAAATTGGGTATCTCTTTGGTATGTATAAAAAGATTCGTAATGAGTTTACAGGGGTACTCACCGGAAAAGGCCTGAATTGGGGCGGCAGCCTGATTCGTCCCCAAGCGACCGGCTATGGTGTGGTCTATTTCACCGCTGAAATGCTGGCAGAGAGTGGAACCTCCTTGGAAGGCAAAGCTTGTCTGGTCTCGGGTTCAGGTAATGTGGCGCAATATACTGCGGAAAAAATCCTCCAACTGGGGGGAAAGGTGCTAACCCTGTCCGATTCCTCGGGATATATTTATGATGAAGAGGGGATTGATGCGGAGAAACTTCAGCATATCATGCAGCTGAAGAATATTCGCCGGGCGCGTATCCGTGAGTATTGTGAAAAATATCCGCAGGCTGTCTATACTGAGGTTAATCCAGAGCTTGATTATAACCCGCTTTGGAATCATAAGGCAGATTGCGCCATGCCCTGCGCAACACAGAATGAGATAAATGAGCAGGATGCCCGCAACCTCCTGGGAAACGGGGTATTGCTTGTCTGTGAAGGAGCGAATATGCCCAGTACTCCCGAGGCTATTGATATCTTTCTTGAACACAAGATATTGTACGGTCCGGGCAAGGCCGCCAATGCCGGTGGAGTCGCGGTTTCCGGTCTGGAAATGTCACAGAACTCTATGCGGCTTGCCTGGCCTGAGGAGGAAGTGGATACCCATTTGCGCAGAATCATGAAATCTATCCACACAACCTGTCTGGACGCTGCCAATGAGTACGAGTTACCGAAAAATTACCTGGCTGGAGCCAATATTGCAGGCTTTGTCAAGGTGGTGAATGCAATGCTTGACCAGGG is drawn from Candidatus Electrothrix aestuarii and contains these coding sequences:
- the gdhA gene encoding NADP-specific glutamate dehydrogenase → MENLPAHIIQRDPDQKEFLQAVSELLVTVKPVLDRNPEYRSQAIIERITEPERAIIFRVPWMDDQGRVQVNRGFRVEMNSAIGPYKGGLRFHPSVTLSIIKFLAFEQVFKNSLTTLQMGGGKGGADFDPKGRSDAEVMRFCQAFMTELARHIGPNTDVPAGDIGVGAREIGYLFGMYKKIRNEFTGVLTGKGLNWGGSLIRPQATGYGVVYFTAEMLAESGTSLEGKACLVSGSGNVAQYTAEKILQLGGKVLTLSDSSGYIYDEEGIDAEKLQHIMQLKNIRRARIREYCEKYPQAVYTEVNPELDYNPLWNHKADCAMPCATQNEINEQDARNLLGNGVLLVCEGANMPSTPEAIDIFLEHKILYGPGKAANAGGVAVSGLEMSQNSMRLAWPEEEVDTHLRRIMKSIHTTCLDAANEYELPKNYLAGANIAGFVKVVNAMLDQGLV